TTCTGTGTCTATAGAACTAAACATGAGGCCCTGTTTACTTCTAACCAAAGACTTGCCCATATGGCGGCATGGCAGGAGGCTTCCTTCAAAAATATTCCGTGGCTTTGAATTTATTTTGCTGAAGGTATCCTGTCTCTCACGAAGACCGCCCTACACAAGCTCGAGGCTTGGGAAAGATAAGGTGTCAACACTTCGATATCCTCAGCAAGCAAAAAAAATACTAGATTATTCATAATTAGGCTCTCATTGCTACTATAGAGAATTCTAAAGCCTTTGGGAGGTTTATAGTCAGGAATCGACGTTGGTTCGCGAAGTCTAACTTCGACCAAAATAGCTTCCTCTTCCAATCTTCTCCACGTGTGGTCGAACGTAGGATGTTCGTGCATCAAAATTGTCCATGAAGCAATAATTCGTCAGACCGTCACTTCAGAGTCAAGTTCTCCCCTAGTGTGCCATACTAAACCAGGCTTATAATGCAGTCGTGCGTCATGACTCAATAAGCCCTGCTTACGCGTGACGTCAATGTCTAACCTCTCGGGTCCTTGAGCGCGCCGGTACGACCCAATTTGTACGTTATCTTGGCGAAGATCCCTATTCAAGACTTGATCAACCTTTTTGAGCACACTTTCTACATCATGGCAACTGAGTATATCGACGGACCAAAACCGGAACAATTCCCGTTCGAAttcctcctccgccatgTCGACGATGAACCCACCATTGCCGACTATCGTTTTTTCCAGCAGGCTGCCACTGGCATTATTGAGACCGCTTTAGGCTTTGCAGTTCTTGGCGAGGTCGAAGGCGCTACCAAGCTCCTCGAAACTCTGAAGAATCGAGGGCTCGATCCCTTTGACGTCCTGGGTCACTCATATCCGTTCCTCAAACCCTGCATGTACTTTGCATGGGAGGCGacctcatcatggccttcATGGATACCCGACGACGAACATACCGAAAAAAAGcttgaggaactcgagaCTGAGGGACGAACCCCATGGCTCGAGAGGTTCAACGAGGAATGGCAAGTCTCAGAagagacggccaagaaggcacTGGACATGGCGTATCAAGGGATTGCAACTGTACTGCCCGACTACAATGGCACGTTGGCTGGACAGGTTGCACAGGCAGAAATCATGTGGAAGAATGGGGAGTTCTCTTCTGCGGCGAACCCCAACGGACCTATGGCGGTCCGTTATTCCAAACTGGCCATGTGGTGGCGCCAGGGCATCTATCCGTACCCCTATGTTCAGGTATACCGAACGGCTGGATTGATGATTGCCCTAGACATCTACCTGCGACtgggtcaagatggagaggcCCAGACTACATTCGAGAGGATCTGTGGGAGATTTCAGTATGAGGAACAAGTTGAGCAACTAGCGTGCTCACGCATAGCTTGGAAGAAGCTCTTGACAACACCTAGCCGACCTATTCTCGATCTTCTCCAGATTCATCCAGCGAAACTCAGGCCGGCGGTGACCCGTGCCCTGCAAATGGCCGAGCATCGTTTGGGGCATGGACCAAAGCGTCGATACAAGGGCGAGAGTATTGAGAAGCTGGTTCACACCATCAGTGCAAACACATTCCACAACTGCCCGTACGACGTACTCGCAGTGTATCGTCCGCCAGAGAAGCCCCGGTCTCGGCCTGAAGATGCCCAGGGCCTTTTACGGCCACCTTGTTCCCCATCAGACATCGCAGACCTGGAGAAGCGACTGGGAGTCACACTTCCCGAGGACTACAAGGAATTCCTCAGCGTCACCAATGGACTGGGATCTATGTGGAACGGTCAGAATCTGGTCGATTACTTGGTTAAATCCGAGGATATCTGCTGGCAGGATATCGACTTCCTTGAAGGGAATTGCATTCCCTTGCTACGCGACGACGATCCATCACCTTGGGCTGATAACAGGCTGGACTGGCCTGAAGTTGGGAGCTTCCAGGCTATATGTCTTTCAGGCGATCAAAACAGCGAGGAATCGAATggccacctcttcctcttaCCCCCAGAGATGGTCCAAGAGTGCAAGGACTACTTCTTCAAGGAGTATGAGAAGAGGAACGATTCCCAGCGGCGTGAACTGGACCGTGTGGTGGAGGAGACTTATGGAAGCATGGAAAGCTTTCGAAACTTGGAGTACGCTCTTATCAGTTGGACGCCGTGGGACATTGAGTTTTATCCCTACGGTGGTATCAAAGATCTCCTTGAGCGCATGGCTGAAGCGGCATTGCACAAGGACAGGCCTTGGCTGAATATATTCGAGCCAACATTTCGCCGGCTTGCATCAAGGGGCGAGTGAGGAGAAAAAGATCAGATTATGGGATGTTTGGGTGTTTTATCAGACAAATAGGAGAAATATGACCAAATTAGGGTGTCGCCATGTCGCATGATGTTGCTATGTATTGCTTCTGCCTGCTCTGTCTATGCTCTCGCACCCGGTTCTCTATCTCCCAGTCTATTGACTAATTCTAAGAATTCCCATTAATGAACGCCAGAACTGGCTAAGATGAGCAAGCGCGAGGAACTTGACCGACGCATTTAGATTAGGGAAAACCCCAGCTTAAGCAGTTGTTTCACTGTCAAAGCTGTTGAGCCTGTCCCTAGACAGCTTCAGTCTTCAGTTTTTCCCTAAAGATAAAGCACCATAATTCCGCAGACTTCTAGGAGTTTATCGAGGTAAAATACAATGAATTAGTGACATTATTGCCCATATAAATGAGGCCATGAGGTGCCTCGTGATCAAGGAGCTATCTCTGCATGGACGCAACTTATTGAAGGCAAATGCAAGACCTACGGTGTACTAAGTTCTAGCGGACTCGACAACTAATCATTGCGGATCAGCAAAGCGAAGCGGTCGAGACTGAGCAGAATGCCGCGCGGCAATCGATAATCCCAGATGGCTTGGCAAAACTTGGGCGTCGGCCTGCTTTCTAGTCAGGGGTTCCTGTCTCATGGCGCTCAATAGTCTGAGCCTTAGCGTCAAACGAAGCAGGCTTggtcctccttctcggaaACTTCAGCCCGATCCAGCCAGTGAAATGGTGACAGAATGTCTTCCAATTAGCTCATTCAACTCCAAAATAGAGAGGATCTTCAACAATTAAATTGCTTGGCTGGTACATATCGACAGCAGTCAACCCATCCCGCGTCGCTTTGGCAGGGTCCTCTCAGACGTTGAGCGAGCAATCATGAAGGCATATGGAGTTGTTACACTGCTTGCGACGCTCTCCCCCATCGGGGCGTATGCGGGCTTGTGTCGGCCAAGCTCAGCATTGAGCTCTTCAACCACTTCACCCAGTGAATCCAGTACATTGGCTACGGATTCGACGACCGTGTCATTGTCCACCCTATCTACAACGGGATCTCTAGCGACCGATTCAACGACATCTGGTGAAACTAGTACCTCGGCTACCGAGACCATCTCAACTTCTATCCTTTCAACCACGGTATCAACCGAATCCAGTAGCTCAACTACGGATTTCACTACCCTCACAACTTCTGCTGTATCAACCACGACATCTGGCGAGTCCAATACCGATTCTACGACATCCGGCGAATCTAGTTCCCTAACAACTGATTCCACCACTGTCCCAACTTCGATCCTATCGACGACAACATCCGACGCTGCCACTACCACAACAAGCGCAGCCGCCCAAGGAATCGAGGGGCCAAACGGTTGCTGCGGCTATCCGGGCTACTTTGATGGTCACGTCCTTGCCCTCTCTGGTCTTTCAGATGACCTAACCGCTGAGGAATGCGCCGCAATGTGCACATCAGACCTCGACTGCACGTGGTACATCTATTACCAACGAAAAGATGGCAATTTCCTATGTAACACGTACGGAGCAACACCCCCATTCGTTATCGACGAAACAAAGCCAACCATCTACTACCCACGAGAATGCAAGACCTGCGCAGAGTCTCAACCACCTCCCCCTCATCAGCCGTCATGCATCGCCGATATTCCCTGTCGCGACACTGGTACACTGGATGGAACGCAGGTACAATTCTTGGGACTACGCTCAGTCTCGGCCACAGAAAACTGCGGCGACGTGTGCGCTACAGTCCCGGACTGCACTCATGCGTATCGCTTCTACGACTTTACGTATGGTTACCGGTGTTCTTTAACCCAAATGGGAGCTGACACCGTCTTCATCCCGGGCACTGAATTCTACCCGCTATGGTATTCGCGTGGCTGCAACCTAGGCACGTGTAGAGATGAATAGCCAAAGGGCGTATTGTGTCCTTTGAAAGGTGTATATAATCATGCTGCGCATAGGAAAGCGGTCTGGTAACAAGGCACAATCCctattttaatttattattgCGTCAGGCTTGTTTCTTTGCCACCAGCCCATTCTTCTCTCTCAGCCCTCTTACATTGTAGATCATTCCCTTCTGTAGTAGCCGGTACGGTTGCAGTCTGCATAACCAGAGCTGAATTAGATGGCCCCAGTAGGGCACCCTAGCGACTGGTCCAGCACCAGCCGCTGAATCCAGAATCATGCTCGCCATGGCGTCGGAGCTTGGCGTGAAAAGGCTCGTGCCGACCTTGTGTCCATCACTATCCGTATCACCGATGAGGGCAGAGATAACTTCCACGTGTTTTCCTTCTCCCTTCAACTCAGTATCGAGTGCTTTGCTGAAGGCGGTGATGTATCCTTTTGTGCCGCTGTATACAGACACCCATGGGAGGCCCAGCTCTGCCAAAGACCCGGAATTGATAATGAAACTTGGGTTTTCTGGGGTTGCATTTCTTTGAAGCGTGGGCAAGAGTGCGTATGTAAGGAACGTCATGAACGAGATGTTGACTTGAATGAGCTGCGTGATTTGCGCCGGTGTCTGCTCCGTGAAAGTGATGAAGTCTTTGGTGGGGTTGTGACCAATTCCAACATTGTTGACCAGGACTTTGAGGTTCAGATCAGTGATGGAGAATAAAGCGTTCCATGCCTCTTGTCCAGTCTCGCCAGATGCTGTGAATGCTGTTGcggcatcaaggacaagacccCTGATGTCACGAGAGGGGTATTGCTCTCGAAGGTCCTTAATAAGCGCGTCTAATCGTACGGGATCACGTCCATGAACGATGACATTGAGTCCACGCCGACATGACTCAACCGCCAAACTCCGACCGATGCCTGATGTCGCTCCTGTGACGAGGGCGTAAGCCTTGTCGTGTCCTGTTGTTGGTGGGTGAGAAAGCACGTTTCGTGGTTTTGACCCAGCGAGACCCATTTTCTGGAGACCTCCGAAAACGGATATATGGATAATTATCCCTTGATTACAGTAAGAACCTCTTTTTAAGGGGGCTTTGGCGCTGGAACCTTGACAGGGCAGCGATATTTTGTGTCGTAGGTGGCTGGCAGCCAATGATCGATAAGATAAGAGACCACGGCATGCACGAGATAACGCGATAACAGCTGGAATGGCTATCGCGGAATAACGTATGTCCGAAATCTCGACACGTTGGGGAGCAACGCGTTTGCTTCAACTTCCGAAGACTCTTACGGCACGAAATGCCCCGATCAAGGATTCCCTAAGCCATATCCCACTCCTGCGGAATGCTTCACTGGGTGGAAACTTGTGGCCTCTTGAGAATGTGTCACAACTGCGAATCCCTCCCAAAAATGAGGTCGTGCCAATGCTAACATTTTCCCTCCAGCCGGTTATGCCGACCGCGTCCTTGCCTGTACTGCCCTCAGTCAAAACAAGCCATCCAACAACCCTCGCTTTACCATCCTACCATGCCGCAAAACACCCCATGCTCCTCGATCCTCCCAAATCCCATTCAGATGCTCTGCCTCCGGTTCTGGGCCGCCGACGCGATCAAACAATGAAGCAGCGACGCGACAGACAGACCTTGTGATACCGCCCAGGCTCGACATTCCTCTCGGACATGCTCGCCAAATAATGATAAGCTTTCGCGTCTCATGCCTCGGCGAAAGCACAAGATGCACTGTGATGGGCAAGGGCCGCACGTGGCGTATGGACCAAACGTCACCTAGACCTTGCTTGCTAGCTTGTCACGAGCCGTAACAACACAGCAACGTATATCCCATTCCGAACTCGCTTGATGAGAGTAAATCTCACTCGTTTCGCGAGCCTTTCGCCCGTAATTTCCATTCAATGCCATGTGATTTCCTTTTGCGCTATCAAGGCCTGTTACCCACTTGGCTTCATCACATGCCTGGACCCATTGCTTGCAAACTCATTCCCTGTCAATCTGCCATTGTGACCATTGACGTCATCGCCTCCTTATCAATCAGGAGCCCCTTTTCCAACCCCCACTTCCCCGTATGCCCCAGAGCATTTGCTCCCACCTTTTGCCTGCAGGGCCAAAGTCTGGAATCATTTGAGAAGACCTTGATGCTATTTCTGGCCAGGGTTGAAGGAGAAATGTCAGTTTATCATTGGTCAGACAAACTTGACAGGATCCACCTTACTTTCTTGTCTGCCTAATCTGATGCTCACCACATCTTGCCAACATCAGACATGTCAGACATAACAGCTTCGTCCATATTCACACATCAACAATCACCAAGAATGTTTCCATCATGCCTGCAGAATCAACCATGGTCACTAAATATCCCGCCACGCTCATTGGCGACCCAGCCAACTCTTCCCCTTTGATCATCTGCTTCCACGGCTCAGGCGACTCGTGTGCATCCTGGATACCCCTGGCAGAACTTCTTGGCACCAAATATCGAGTGCTCCTCTGGGACCGCCAGGATCCTTATATGAAGCCCAAGTCAATTATAAACGGGATTCTGTGGTACTTGGATCAAGCGAAACTACCGCCACCTTACGTTTTGGTCGCGCATTCATATGGCGGCATGTTTGTGCGGCTGTTTCTTGACCGAAAACACCCCGACGTGGCGGGGGTGGTGCTCGTCGAGACAGGCCAGGAGGCAGAAACAGGCAAAGGAATCGAGGAGAAGCAATACAGGAACCAAATCCTGGGAAATAAGCCCCTTGTGGTCATTCGTGGTAACACGTTGATAGGGAAGTGGAAGCAATACGAAGAAGcctttgttgctgctgagggTAAGACTAGTCCCAACCTCGCAGCACAGAAACAGATGCTGGATGCGGCGGATAAGGAGGATGAACGCCTGAAAAAGGCACAACTGGCACTGTCGCGATGTCATCGCTACGTTCATATTCCGGACTGCGGGCATGACGTTATTCAGCAGAGACCAGAGGCAGTGGTTAAAGAAGTCACCTGGGTCATGGATCATCTTCAGCCAATGAATGAGCATTCAACTATGGGGCTGAAAGCGTTGGTGTGGCTAAAAAGTCTGAAAGAGCGGTTCTTAGGTTGATGGACAATGACATGCCGGGAGGGTAGAATAATGGGGAGTTCTGTCATGAAGGTTTCAGGTAATTTTGCATGTGTCAAAGATTAAAATCAATGACTAGATATACTTGAATGATCCTAAAAAGTTCACTCGCGGAGTTCTCAATGTTGCAGGTTCATAAGGCAATGATCCAAGCTTCAATGAGGTCATCCTTTGCTTCCCAGCAATTTTACTTCACCCCAACCACCCACCCATTTGATCACCAATTGATGCCGGAAAAAAGGAACCAAAGACATACCAGTATAATTGCTTCCATAAACAGCCTCAAAATATCGGTTACGGGTCGGCATCGCTTCAATGAGGCTCCTCGCGGCTGTCATGAGGCATCTTGTAGGGTAGCTCCAACAACCGACCCGAGCTAAAAATGAGACCTCGGCAGTTGACGCGAATGCAATCAGTGCATGATGATCCATACCAAAAGCGGAGAGACCAATCACAGCTCGTCCCCGGATTTTAAAGTCCCCCACTTACCGCGGTCAGGCCATGAACCGAGGCTCAGGTCGTCCTTGGCGTCGGAGATAAGATCCGATATCGGTTCCGAGCGAGATGCTCAAATGTCCCTTTAATCTTCCCCACGAACTGATCAACAACTCAATCTCCAGAATCAACAACCTTTCAATCCTCGACATAATGCCTCCTCCTAATCCAGACtgggtcaaggccctcaagccCTCGGGTCCTCAGGGATctgagcttctcgagcaagAGCGCGCCAAGTCGGACGTCAATGTGGATCAGCTCGCCGACTTTCTCTTCACAAAGGAGGTTCTGGAGCGGAACGCCAAGATTCTCAGCATTTTGGAGTCGGACCCCATCTTTGACAAGTCGCAAAACTACTTTCAGGGCCGAAAGGACAGAATTGAGGCTGCTCTCGCTAGAGGAAAGGCTTTGCAACGGCTTTCTGTCAAGCACAACTGGAGCCAGGATGAGTACCAGGCCGCCAATGACCTCATCAGCGAGCCCACTCCATATGGCCTCCACGCGTCCATGTTTTTGAAGACGCTGGAGGAACAGGGAACACCAGCACAGCACAAGCTGTTCCTTGAGCCTGCTCAACGTTACGAGTACATTGGATGCTACGCGCAGACTGAGCTTGGTCATGGATCCAATGTTCGTGGCCTCGAGACAACGGCCACGTGGAAccccgaggacaagacctTCACTATCCATTCGCCTCATCTCACCGCTTCCAAATGGTGGATTGGATCCCTGGGCAAGGCTGCAAACCACGCCGTCGTCGTGGCCCAGCTGATCATCAACGGCAAGACATGCGGCCCTCACCCATTTGTCGTTCCCATTCGAGATCTCAAGACTCACGAGCCCCTGGAGAACATCCATGTCGGAGATATCGGCCCCAAGTTCGGTTACAACACCATGGACAACGGCTTCCTTCTGTTCAACCACGTCAAGGTCCCCCATATCAACATGCTCAGCCGCTTCTCGGGCGTCGACCCTGAGACGAGCAAGTACATCCGACCTGCTAACCCGGCGCTCGTCTACGGCACCTTGACTTTTGTCCGATCCTCCATCGTCCTTCAGTCGGGATCCGTTCTTGCCCGTGGTGTCACCATCGCTACACGTTATTGCTCCGTTCGACGCCAATTCCAGGACCGCGATGCTGCTTCGGATGAGGTTGGCGAGAACCAGGTTCTCAACTACACTATGGTGCAGCAGCGTCTTCTGCCCCTGCTGGCCGCTTCTTATGCTCTGCATTTCACCGGCCGTGCCATGATCAAGCTCTACGAGGCCAACCAGAAGCGCATGGCTCAGAAGCTGGGTGCCAGGGACAACGCTGGACGTGCTCCTGGCCCAGAGGAGCTCAACCCCGGTAGCGATCTCTTGGCTGATCTCCACGCCATTTCGTGCTCTCTGAAGGCTTTCGCATCCACCACGGCTGCTGAAGGTCTCGAGGTCTGCCGTCGAGCCTGCGGTGGCCACGGCTACTCGGCCTTCTCCGGTATTGGCAGCTGGTACGCCGACTACCTCCCCACCGTCACATGGGAGGGCGACAACTACATGCTCACCCAGCAAGTTGCTCGCTACCTGCTCAAGTCTGCCCGCGCTGTCCTGTCGGGCAAGGCTGTCGATAACAGCATCACCCGTGTCTTCAAGGAGTATATCCGAAGACAGGACGTCGGTGCTGCCTTTGATGTCCTCGACAGCGACCAGGATCTCGTCAATGCTTTTGCTTGGCGAGttgccttcttgacctttgaggctctcaagcaccgggacgaggagaagcagtCTTGGAACAGCCTCCTGATTGACTTTTGGCGTCTGTCTACTGCTTATGCTCAGTACCAGGTTGTCAAGTACTTCCACGAGGCTCTCcaagatgaggagaccaAGTCTTCTCTTGATGCCAACACCCAAGAAGTCCTCCACAAGCTGTTCCAGCTCTTTGCTCTCCACCACCTGCAGAGCCACGCTTCCGAGTTCTTCACCAGCGCAGCCACTACAGTCCGTCAGATCCAGCTTGCCCGCACAAAGCGGACACTGgctctcctcgacgatgtTCGACCCCACGCTGTGAGGTTGGTGGACTCGTGGAAGTTCCCCGACTGGCAGCTCGACAGCTCGCTGGGTCGATATGACGGCAAGGTGTACGAGGACATGTTCCACAGGGCATCAGAGGTGAACCCTCTGAACGATGTGGTTTTCGATCCTTATCCTAATTCGCCGGTTCTGTTCAGGAAGGATGGGACTGTGAAGTCCAAGCTGTAGGATTTGAGGTGTAGCCCGTTTGTTTTCGTTCTGTATCGAATAGTATTGTTGATTAGATGTTAGCATAGAAGTGACTAGAATGATTAGAGTCATACAAATATAGTATTTTTCATACCTAAATCTTATTCGAATAGCTTCCCGTGCGTATGCATCTGACTTCGTGGAGTGAGAAGGCGCACTTATCGTGTTGTTGAGTATCCTCAAAGAAGTGTTTCGCCACAACATCAAAGTATAACTGCCAATACATACGGGACTTGAAACCCAACGCCGTAGGCCCCTAGTTGTTTCGTCATGTTCTTACTTTAAGAGTTAAATGTAATCGCTTTAGATATCCAAGGCTGCAGATAGCTATATCGATTCCTGTTTAACGGTCATAACAAGGCAACTAACCAATCTACTTCGCATAGAGCAATGCTCTTCCTAGTTGAGTGTAGGTTCATACCCTGGACGGCAGTGATGAGTTGTCAGACGCCATTTTTACCTCGCTTCCCCGGCAGATGCGAGCTATTTCATGATTGGTATAGTTGTAAGTAAGCTCTGGGGTAGTTCCTCGCCGTAAAATGAGTTGTGGTTGGAAAAGGTTAAATCACCCGCTGAGCTGCAACCAACAGCGTAGAAGGATGGACATTGTTCAAAAGTGGGTATTAAACTGCCAGGGGCGCAACGAAGGGACAGGGGTTGTTTCTCGCCGTTGAGTTCTCTTGTCCCAGATCAGGATCCAGTGTATGAAGCTCAGGTATCGAACAAGGTGCTTCAAAACTCTTAACCATGTTCCACAGGCACCATGCCACGGAAAGGCGAGTTTATCCCATTCTCTGATGGGGCAAAATGTAACGGCCCTGCATAGCCAAATTCCTCTTTTAGCCCACCTTTGAAACAAGGCGGCGTCGAT
This region of Fusarium keratoplasticum isolate Fu6.1 chromosome 7, whole genome shotgun sequence genomic DNA includes:
- a CDS encoding SMI1-KNR4 domain-containing protein, whose amino-acid sequence is MATEYIDGPKPEQFPFEFLLRHVDDEPTIADYRFFQQAATGIIETALGFAVLGEVEGATKLLETLKNRGLDPFDVLGHSYPFLKPCMYFAWEATSSWPSWIPDDEHTEKKLEELETEGRTPWLERFNEEWQVSEETAKKALDMAYQGIATVLPDYNGTLAGQVAQAEIMWKNGEFSSAANPNGPMAVRYSKLAMWWRQGIYPYPYVQVYRTAGLMIALDIYLRLGQDGEAQTTFERICGRFQYEEQVEQLACSRIAWKKLLTTPSRPILDLLQIHPAKLRPAVTRALQMAEHRLGHGPKRRYKGESIEKLVHTISANTFHNCPYDVLAVYRPPEKPRSRPEDAQGLLRPPCSPSDIADLEKRLGVTLPEDYKEFLSVTNGLGSMWNGQNLVDYLVKSEDICWQDIDFLEGNCIPLLRDDDPSPWADNRLDWPEVGSFQAICLSGDQNSEESNGHLFLLPPEMVQECKDYFFKEYEKRNDSQRRELDRVVEETYGSMESFRNLEYALISWTPWDIEFYPYGGIKDLLERMAEAALHKDRPWLNIFEPTFRRLASRGE
- a CDS encoding Apple domain-containing protein, producing the protein MKAYGVVTLLATLSPIGAYAGLCRPSSALSSSTTSPSESSTLATDSTTVSLSTLSTTGSLATDSTTSGETSTSATETISTSILSTTVSTESSSSTTDFTTLTTSAVSTTTSGESNTDSTTSGESSSLTTDSTTVPTSILSTTTSDAATTTTSAAAQGIEGPNGCCGYPGYFDGHVLALSGLSDDLTAEECAAMCTSDLDCTWYIYYQRKDGNFLCNTYGATPPFVIDETKPTIYYPRECKTCAESQPPPPHQPSCIADIPCRDTGTLDGTQVQFLGLRSVSATENCGDVCATVPDCTHAYRFYDFTYGYRCSLTQMGADTVFIPGTEFYPLWYSRGCNLGTCRDE
- a CDS encoding Acyl-coenzyme A oxidase; amino-acid sequence: MPPPNPDWVKALKPSGPQGSELLEQERAKSDVNVDQLADFLFTKEVLERNAKILSILESDPIFDKSQNYFQGRKDRIEAALARGKALQRLSVKHNWSQDEYQAANDLISEPTPYGLHASMFLKTLEEQGTPAQHKLFLEPAQRYEYIGCYAQTELGHGSNVRGLETTATWNPEDKTFTIHSPHLTASKWWIGSLGKAANHAVVVAQLIINGKTCGPHPFVVPIRDLKTHEPLENIHVGDIGPKFGYNTMDNGFLLFNHVKVPHINMLSRFSGVDPETSKYIRPANPALVYGTLTFVRSSIVLQSGSVLARGVTIATRYCSVRRQFQDRDAASDEVGENQVLNYTMVQQRLLPLLAASYALHFTGRAMIKLYEANQKRMAQKLGARDNAGRAPGPEELNPGSDLLADLHAISCSLKAFASTTAAEGLEVCRRACGGHGYSAFSGIGSWYADYLPTVTWEGDNYMLTQQVARYLLKSARAVLSGKAVDNSITRVFKEYIRRQDVGAAFDVLDSDQDLVNAFAWRVAFLTFEALKHRDEEKQSWNSLLIDFWRLSTAYAQYQVVKYFHEALQDEETKSSLDANTQEVLHKLFQLFALHHLQSHASEFFTSAATTVRQIQLARTKRTLALLDDVRPHAVRLVDSWKFPDWQLDSSLGRYDGKVYEDMFHRASEVNPLNDVVFDPYPNSPVLFRKDGTVKSKL
- a CDS encoding AB hydrolase-1 domain-containing protein, which encodes MPAESTMVTKYPATLIGDPANSSPLIICFHGSGDSCASWIPLAELLGTKYRVLLWDRQDPYMKPKSIINGILWYLDQAKLPPPYVLVAHSYGGMFVRLFLDRKHPDVAGVVLVETGQEAETGKGIEEKQYRNQILGNKPLVVIRGNTLIGKWKQYEEAFVAAEGKTSPNLAAQKQMLDAADKEDERLKKAQLALSRCHRYVHIPDCGHDVIQQRPEAVVKEVTWVMDHLQPMNEHSTMGLKALVWLKSLKERFLG